A stretch of the Balneola vulgaris DSM 17893 genome encodes the following:
- a CDS encoding DUF4097 family beta strand repeat-containing protein codes for MDRAKRFKLQVAVSFTLIMVLMLSAAKLGWAQSSKDAYKIERFGVGNNVTVDVRTSGGSIDVIGSNSDEVIVEMYVRKRGDYVSASEEDLKDWEIEIYKEGNKVVAHATRENRRSWKWNSNQPSISFVVKAPTNSKTELKTSGGSIELSNLNGEQKAKTSGGSIKALGLIGNIDLHTSGGSIQLGDIEGSVYAKTSGGRITAEQITGDLDVKTSGGSITLEGISGNVDARTSGGSIRAEVISPKDHIDLKTSGGSITVKIPEELGYNIDLDGSSVRADLKNFNGEYERDEIEGTLNGGGTRIKAKTSGGSVRLNYL; via the coding sequence ATGGATAGAGCAAAAAGATTTAAGTTACAAGTAGCGGTGTCATTCACACTTATTATGGTGTTGATGTTATCAGCGGCAAAACTGGGGTGGGCGCAATCAAGCAAAGACGCATATAAAATAGAGCGATTCGGTGTAGGTAATAATGTTACGGTTGATGTTCGCACTTCTGGAGGAAGCATTGACGTAATCGGTAGCAACTCAGATGAAGTAATTGTAGAAATGTACGTTCGCAAAAGAGGCGATTATGTAAGTGCATCAGAAGAAGACCTAAAAGATTGGGAAATCGAAATCTACAAAGAGGGTAACAAAGTAGTGGCACACGCTACTAGAGAGAATAGAAGAAGCTGGAAGTGGAACTCAAATCAACCGTCCATTTCTTTTGTAGTGAAGGCTCCAACCAATTCTAAAACAGAATTAAAAACCTCAGGGGGTAGCATTGAGCTCAGCAATTTAAACGGAGAGCAGAAAGCCAAGACAAGTGGGGGGTCAATAAAAGCTCTAGGTTTAATTGGTAATATTGACCTCCACACTTCTGGCGGCTCCATTCAGCTAGGCGATATTGAAGGTTCTGTATATGCAAAAACAAGTGGTGGACGTATTACAGCAGAACAAATTACAGGTGATTTAGATGTGAAAACCTCAGGGGGTAGCATCACTTTAGAGGGAATCTCAGGTAATGTTGACGCTCGTACTAGTGGTGGTTCCATTCGTGCCGAAGTGATTTCGCCTAAAGACCATATCGATTTAAAGACTTCAGGTGGAAGTATCACCGTAAAAATACCTGAAGAATTAGGATATAATATCGACTTAGACGGTAGTAGCGTACGCGCAGATTTGAAGAATTTTAACGGCGAATACGAACGAGATGAGATCGAAGGCACTTTAAACGGTGGTGGAACTAGAATAAAAGCTAAAACTTCTGGCGGTTCTGTTCGTCTTAACTACCTATAA
- a CDS encoding nucleoside 2-deoxyribosyltransferase: MKIYFSGSIRGGRDHRELYSKVIDELKKYGQVLTEHIGNEKPSEKMSDQEIHDQDMNWLRESDIVIADVTTASLGVGYEIGRALHLNKPVHCFYQKEKESQVSAMILGSNELSCRAYQNAEDIFEELRQIFT, encoded by the coding sequence ATGAAGATTTATTTTTCTGGATCCATACGAGGAGGGCGCGACCATCGTGAACTGTATAGCAAAGTTATTGATGAGCTTAAAAAGTATGGACAAGTTCTAACCGAACACATAGGGAATGAAAAGCCTTCAGAAAAAATGTCGGATCAGGAAATACATGATCAAGACATGAACTGGCTAAGAGAATCGGACATTGTAATTGCCGACGTTACAACCGCATCGCTTGGCGTAGGCTATGAAATTGGACGGGCCCTGCATTTAAATAAACCCGTACATTGCTTCTACCAAAAAGAGAAAGAAAGCCAAGTTTCTGCAATGATATTGGGTTCGAATGAGTTAAGCTGTCGAGCATATCAAAATGCTGAGGATATATTCGAAGAACTAAGGCAGATTTTTACATAG
- a CDS encoding WD40/YVTN/BNR-like repeat-containing protein, giving the protein MFKNLFKTSTKWLGAALISGLFTSALIAQSLQPSQYNQLKYRHIGPDGNRTIAVIGVPGDPSTAVVGAASGGIWKTIDYGTNWKPVFDDKTSSSVSALAVAESAPNEMWAGTGETFLIRPAHAMGDGIYKSLDYGETWTKMGLEKTGRIGRIVVNPRNPDIVYACALGHAFGPQEERGVYMTTDGGEQWEKVLHVNEDTGCIDMDIDPNNPNTVYASFWQIQIDTWNLQSGGAHSGVYRSKDGGKNWEKLSGVGRGLPGSEENPVGKVAVRVAPSNSNRVYVLTEESSPGFYSSNDGGDSWTLVSRNHTLNERAPYYTRFAVDPENEDRLYFANVRFSMSIDGGKTIVSNPPRGGGDNHDIWIDPTNAGRFMVAHDGGVGITLNHGKSFEQHVLPIAQMYHAHVDNDIPYNVYGNRQDGYSYKGPSNSRMGFIPLGLWEAVGGCESGFGIPDTVDGYTVWSGCYDGGLEVYDRRNKHSRNVRVWPEAAYGWAPKDLKFRWHWTFPIYISPHDHNKVYVGSQYVHVTNNKGQSWEVISPDLTQNIKDHQLSSGGVAVDNLMTFDGATLFAIAESSLEEGVIWTGSNDGQVHITRDGGENWVNVTKNIPNLPQWGTIANIEPSRFDAGTAYISVDFHQQADFDPYIYKTENYGKSWKKISDGIPKSVHSYVHVVREDPKQEGLLFAGTDNQVYFSPNDGGEWYPLRNNMPSAPIYWLTIQSHFDDLVVGTYGRGIWIMDDIRPLRELSASVMKKDLHVFTMRPTYRFYSIQGIKTERRTHIRGQNPPYGAGINYFVKEGQGNAKVEILDGRGELVRTLSGPANEGINRVWWDLSYERSFQPKLRVAPPNKPWVPLRDDGWRPLVTWDLDLWRGQLGPRVVPGEYTVRVTVGDKVETQKLLVRKDPSSTGTIQDIEKQVAFGLEIRDQLNETVTLINEIEWVRKEFEDLISRLNETRNSQEVSRIVERAEALNKRVTEIEANLYDVNLTGAREDAFRGPMKLYGRLSALGSDIMYNGADFAPTQQQAEVFEILEDRFVETRNAYNKFVDDQLVPFYQDIGRRGERSRRIEN; this is encoded by the coding sequence ATGTTTAAGAATTTATTTAAGACCTCAACCAAATGGTTGGGGGCGGCTCTAATTAGTGGGCTGTTTACATCAGCCTTAATAGCACAATCCCTTCAACCAAGCCAATACAACCAACTTAAATACCGGCATATTGGTCCCGATGGCAATAGAACGATTGCCGTTATTGGAGTTCCCGGAGATCCTTCAACCGCGGTGGTAGGAGCGGCTTCTGGCGGTATATGGAAGACCATAGATTATGGCACGAACTGGAAACCTGTATTTGATGATAAAACCTCATCCTCCGTTTCGGCGTTGGCGGTTGCTGAATCGGCGCCCAACGAAATGTGGGCGGGTACAGGCGAAACCTTTTTAATAAGGCCTGCTCACGCTATGGGCGATGGTATCTATAAGTCTCTTGATTATGGTGAGACTTGGACAAAAATGGGTCTGGAAAAAACAGGACGTATTGGACGAATTGTTGTAAATCCTCGAAATCCAGATATCGTGTATGCGTGTGCTTTAGGGCATGCATTCGGTCCTCAAGAAGAGCGAGGGGTTTATATGACCACCGATGGTGGAGAGCAGTGGGAAAAAGTACTTCATGTAAATGAAGACACTGGATGTATTGATATGGATATCGACCCCAACAACCCGAATACGGTATATGCTAGTTTCTGGCAAATTCAGATCGATACTTGGAATCTGCAAAGTGGCGGGGCTCATAGTGGAGTATATCGTTCAAAAGACGGCGGAAAGAACTGGGAAAAGTTATCAGGTGTAGGACGAGGACTTCCCGGCTCTGAGGAAAATCCAGTAGGTAAAGTTGCCGTTCGCGTGGCACCAAGTAACTCAAACAGAGTGTATGTGCTTACAGAAGAAAGTAGCCCAGGTTTCTACAGCTCTAATGACGGTGGTGATAGTTGGACCTTGGTGTCTCGTAATCACACACTAAATGAAAGAGCGCCTTACTACACACGCTTTGCGGTAGATCCAGAAAACGAAGACCGACTATACTTCGCAAACGTCCGATTTAGTATGTCGATTGACGGAGGTAAAACAATAGTGTCTAACCCTCCTCGTGGCGGTGGTGATAATCATGATATTTGGATCGACCCAACCAATGCAGGTCGCTTTATGGTTGCTCATGATGGGGGCGTAGGTATTACCTTGAATCATGGAAAATCATTCGAGCAGCATGTGCTTCCAATTGCACAAATGTATCACGCTCACGTAGATAATGACATTCCCTACAACGTGTATGGAAATCGCCAAGATGGTTATTCATACAAAGGTCCTAGTAACAGCCGTATGGGTTTTATTCCTTTAGGATTATGGGAAGCCGTTGGTGGTTGTGAAAGTGGGTTTGGAATCCCTGATACCGTAGATGGGTATACCGTTTGGTCGGGGTGTTATGATGGCGGCTTAGAGGTATACGATCGCCGGAATAAGCATTCAAGAAATGTTCGAGTATGGCCAGAAGCAGCCTATGGTTGGGCTCCCAAAGACCTGAAGTTTAGATGGCACTGGACCTTCCCTATCTATATATCTCCACACGATCATAACAAAGTATATGTGGGTAGCCAATATGTTCATGTTACCAATAACAAAGGGCAGAGTTGGGAAGTTATTTCGCCCGACCTAACACAAAACATCAAAGACCATCAGCTCTCTTCAGGTGGGGTGGCAGTTGATAATTTAATGACCTTTGATGGAGCTACCCTTTTTGCAATTGCAGAATCATCGCTCGAAGAAGGCGTGATTTGGACCGGTAGTAATGATGGCCAAGTGCACATTACTAGAGATGGAGGAGAGAATTGGGTAAATGTAACCAAGAACATCCCCAACTTGCCTCAATGGGGTACTATTGCGAATATAGAGCCGTCCAGATTTGATGCCGGTACGGCATATATAAGTGTCGATTTTCATCAACAGGCAGATTTTGATCCCTACATTTATAAAACTGAGAACTATGGAAAAAGCTGGAAGAAAATCAGCGATGGAATTCCAAAGTCGGTGCATAGTTACGTGCATGTAGTACGTGAAGATCCTAAACAAGAAGGGCTTTTATTTGCAGGAACGGACAACCAAGTTTATTTCTCACCCAACGATGGTGGTGAGTGGTATCCATTGCGAAATAACATGCCTTCAGCGCCTATCTATTGGTTAACCATTCAATCTCATTTTGATGACCTTGTTGTAGGAACCTACGGTCGAGGAATCTGGATTATGGATGACATTCGTCCATTGCGAGAATTAAGTGCATCGGTGATGAAGAAAGATCTTCATGTATTCACGATGAGACCTACCTATCGATTCTATAGCATTCAGGGAATCAAAACAGAACGCCGTACGCATATCCGAGGCCAGAACCCTCCGTATGGTGCGGGCATCAACTACTTTGTAAAAGAAGGGCAGGGCAATGCCAAGGTTGAAATATTAGATGGCCGAGGCGAATTAGTTCGAACGCTAAGTGGTCCTGCAAACGAAGGAATTAACCGCGTTTGGTGGGATTTAAGCTATGAACGTTCATTCCAGCCAAAGTTACGTGTAGCTCCTCCTAACAAACCATGGGTTCCGCTCCGAGATGATGGATGGAGGCCTTTAGTAACTTGGGATCTGGATCTTTGGAGAGGTCAATTAGGACCTCGTGTGGTTCCGGGCGAGTATACCGTTCGTGTAACCGTTGGCGATAAAGTAGAAACACAAAAATTACTTGTCCGCAAAGATCCGAGTTCAACTGGCACCATTCAGGATATCGAAAAGCAAGTGGCATTCGGCTTAGAGATACGCGATCAATTAAATGAGACGGTAACTTTAATTAATGAAATCGAATGGGTTCGAAAAGAATTCGAAGACTTAATTAGTCGACTCAACGAAACTCGGAATTCACAAGAAGTAAGCCGAATTGTTGAACGAGCAGAAGCCCTAAATAAGCGAGTTACAGAAATAGAGGCTAATCTATACGATGTAAACCTAACAGGTGCTCGCGAGGATGCCTTTAGAGGTCCGATGAAACTCTATGGCAGGTTAAGTGCTCTGGGTAGTGATATTATGTACAATGGTGCTGATTTCGCCCCAACCCAGCAACAAGCGGAAGTATTCGAGATTCTCGAAGATCGTTTTGTTGAAACTCGTAATGCCTACAACAAATTTGTGGACGATCAACTAGTGCCGTTCTACCAAGATATAGGACGAAGAGGAGAGCGAAGTAGAAGAATAGAAAACTAA
- a CDS encoding porin family protein, with amino-acid sequence MRRHLQFGILLLALVTTLGMSTNTKAQVLPEFGVKGGLNYATFNDTENVEYKSGFLIGGYAKFDIPMSPMSVQPEILYAQYGAKAEDSDAEFKVNYIQVPVLLKFGFATPGARPNVYFGPYVNFNVDSKIENDTGALNLEDNTKDTAYGVIVGAGVDVSKLRLGLRYTAGLTNLAEDDFNDSAKNGAIALTVGIAF; translated from the coding sequence ATGAGACGTCACTTACAATTTGGAATACTATTGCTAGCCTTGGTTACGACATTAGGAATGTCGACCAACACAAAAGCTCAAGTACTACCAGAGTTTGGTGTAAAAGGAGGCTTAAACTATGCTACTTTTAACGACACCGAGAATGTAGAATACAAATCAGGTTTTTTAATTGGTGGATATGCGAAGTTTGATATCCCAATGAGCCCTATGTCTGTTCAGCCAGAAATATTATATGCTCAGTACGGGGCTAAAGCCGAAGATTCTGACGCTGAGTTCAAAGTAAATTACATTCAAGTGCCCGTGTTATTGAAGTTCGGTTTTGCTACTCCAGGTGCACGCCCAAATGTATATTTCGGACCGTATGTAAACTTTAATGTAGATTCTAAAATCGAAAACGATACAGGTGCATTGAACCTAGAAGACAACACCAAAGACACTGCTTATGGTGTAATTGTTGGTGCAGGTGTAGATGTTAGCAAATTGCGTTTAGGTCTTAGATATACGGCAGGACTTACTAATTTAGCAGAAGATGATTTTAATGATTCGGCTAAAAACGGTGCAATTGCACTAACAGTAGGTATCGCCTTCTAA
- the uvrA gene encoding excinuclease ABC subunit UvrA has protein sequence MSEKQTATKKAKEDALERPVIIKGARTHNLKNIDVEIPRNKLTVVTGVSGSGKSSLAFDTIYAEGQRRYVESLSSYARQFLERMDKPDVDFMQGISPAMAIQQKTTTSNPRSTVGTTTEIYDYLRLLFARIGRTISPISGRQVKKDTPKTVIEDLYASQEEGTRFYILYPIPQHEKKKLNEELKVLKEKGFTRLLNIKDEQITDITADDFDLKKIKATDYRVLVDRLVLKDDEATITRIAGSLETAFQNGAGRLSIKIRNGEELPFSERFELDGMEFAEPTPQMFSFNNPFGACNKCEGFGKVAGIDEDLVIPDPEKTIREGVIAPFDSQKFSTHLRDLIKVAAQDKFSIDTPYIDLPKEVKKIIWHGKGPYIGIWKFFDDVKSQAYKVHMRVLYARYRGYSRCPDCEGYRIRKDAQYVKVGNMHAGEVSELTIGHARTYFEELELTEFEQGVAGQILYEIRKRLKYLDEVGLDYLTLDRLANTLSGGESQRISLANALGSSLIGSMYVLDEPTIGLHPRDNDRLIRILESLRDIGNTVLVVEHDPEMMKAADNVIDIGPFAGVHGGEIVFEGDYEALLKADTLTGKFLSGRKEIEVPKKRRPGNGRSVKVEGASEHNLKNIDVEFPLGKMVVVTGVSGSGKSTLVHDTLYAGIQKHIGSYNQKVGRFRDLSGMGSIHNVEMVDQSPIGRSSRSNPATYTKAFDGIRDVFANTRQAKIMGYTPGHFSFNVPGGRCETCQGEGVQKIEMQFMADIELVCEVCNGARFRKDVLNVKYRGKNIHDVLEMPISEAIDFFVDENPITNKLQPLEDVGLGYLKLGQSATTLSGGEAQRVKLARFLTKQSTEHTVYFFDEPTTGLHFEDVLKLLAAFNELVEAGHSVIIIEHNLDIIKSADWIIDIGPEGGFGGGQVVAEGTPEEVMETKESYTGQYLKDYLQG, from the coding sequence ATGTCTGAAAAACAAACGGCTACAAAGAAAGCAAAAGAAGATGCGTTAGAACGCCCGGTTATCATAAAGGGTGCTCGAACGCATAACTTAAAAAACATAGATGTCGAAATACCTCGTAATAAACTCACGGTGGTAACAGGAGTTTCTGGGTCGGGGAAGTCTAGTTTAGCTTTCGATACTATCTACGCAGAAGGGCAGCGCCGTTATGTGGAAAGTCTTTCCAGTTATGCTCGGCAATTCTTAGAGCGCATGGATAAGCCTGATGTTGATTTTATGCAGGGTATATCGCCAGCGATGGCCATTCAGCAAAAAACAACCACCAGTAACCCAAGATCTACCGTAGGGACTACCACCGAAATTTATGACTACCTACGATTACTGTTTGCTCGCATCGGGCGCACGATATCACCGATTTCGGGTCGACAAGTCAAAAAAGATACTCCAAAAACAGTTATAGAGGATCTCTACGCTAGCCAAGAAGAGGGCACTCGTTTTTATATACTGTACCCCATTCCGCAACACGAGAAGAAGAAGCTCAACGAAGAACTGAAAGTTCTAAAAGAGAAAGGTTTTACTCGATTACTGAACATCAAAGATGAGCAGATTACTGATATCACGGCAGATGATTTTGACCTAAAGAAAATAAAAGCCACAGACTATCGAGTTTTAGTAGATCGCTTGGTATTAAAAGATGATGAAGCTACGATTACACGCATAGCGGGATCTTTAGAAACGGCCTTTCAAAATGGTGCTGGTCGACTATCCATTAAAATCAGAAATGGGGAAGAGCTTCCGTTTAGCGAGCGTTTTGAATTAGACGGAATGGAGTTTGCCGAGCCAACCCCACAAATGTTTTCATTCAATAACCCCTTCGGAGCATGTAATAAATGTGAAGGCTTCGGTAAAGTGGCGGGTATAGATGAAGATTTGGTAATCCCCGATCCTGAAAAAACAATTCGAGAAGGAGTGATTGCTCCTTTCGACTCTCAGAAATTCAGCACGCATCTACGAGATCTAATTAAAGTAGCAGCGCAAGATAAGTTCTCCATCGATACCCCATATATCGATTTGCCTAAAGAAGTGAAGAAAATCATTTGGCATGGCAAAGGACCTTATATCGGTATCTGGAAGTTTTTTGATGATGTGAAGTCGCAAGCGTATAAAGTACATATGCGTGTGCTATATGCTCGATATAGAGGATATAGTCGCTGCCCTGATTGCGAAGGATATAGAATTCGAAAAGATGCCCAATATGTGAAAGTAGGAAATATGCATGCTGGGGAAGTCTCGGAGCTTACCATAGGACATGCTCGTACTTATTTTGAAGAGTTAGAGCTCACGGAGTTTGAACAAGGCGTAGCAGGACAAATATTATACGAAATTAGAAAACGCCTGAAATACTTAGACGAAGTAGGATTAGATTACCTCACATTAGATCGCTTGGCAAACACACTAAGTGGTGGAGAGTCTCAACGGATAAGTTTGGCGAACGCATTAGGGAGCTCTCTTATTGGAAGTATGTACGTACTTGATGAGCCAACAATTGGTCTCCACCCTCGAGACAACGACCGTTTGATTCGAATTCTTGAATCATTACGTGATATTGGAAACACCGTTCTGGTTGTAGAGCATGATCCAGAAATGATGAAAGCAGCGGATAATGTGATAGACATTGGCCCATTTGCGGGTGTGCACGGCGGTGAAATTGTATTCGAAGGTGATTATGAGGCGCTACTAAAAGCGGACACACTAACGGGTAAGTTTTTGAGTGGCCGTAAAGAAATTGAAGTGCCTAAAAAGCGTAGGCCCGGGAATGGTCGTTCCGTTAAAGTGGAAGGGGCTAGCGAGCACAACCTCAAAAACATTGACGTAGAATTTCCACTGGGTAAGATGGTGGTAGTAACAGGTGTTTCAGGTTCAGGGAAATCGACTTTAGTGCATGATACGCTGTACGCTGGAATTCAGAAGCATATCGGTTCATACAATCAAAAAGTAGGTCGATTCAGAGATCTATCCGGAATGGGAAGTATCCACAATGTGGAAATGGTGGATCAAAGCCCAATTGGACGTTCATCCCGATCAAACCCGGCAACCTACACCAAAGCGTTTGATGGTATCCGAGATGTATTTGCCAATACACGCCAAGCCAAGATTATGGGCTATACCCCGGGGCATTTTTCTTTTAATGTACCGGGTGGTCGATGTGAAACTTGCCAAGGGGAAGGGGTTCAAAAAATTGAAATGCAGTTCATGGCCGATATCGAGTTGGTGTGTGAAGTTTGTAACGGCGCCCGTTTCCGTAAGGATGTGTTGAATGTAAAGTACCGAGGTAAGAACATTCATGATGTGCTAGAGATGCCTATCTCTGAAGCCATTGATTTTTTTGTAGACGAGAACCCGATTACAAACAAACTTCAGCCTCTTGAAGATGTTGGACTTGGCTATTTGAAGCTTGGGCAAAGCGCAACTACCTTATCGGGTGGGGAAGCTCAACGTGTAAAACTTGCTCGCTTCTTAACAAAGCAAAGCACTGAGCATACGGTATACTTCTTTGATGAGCCTACTACGGGTCTCCATTTTGAAGATGTTCTCAAACTTCTAGCAGCCTTCAATGAATTGGTAGAAGCGGGTCACTCGGTGATTATCATTGAACACAATTTAGACATCATCAAATCGGCAGATTGGATTATAGATATAGGTCCGGAGGGTGGCTTTGGTGGAGGACAAGTTGTGGCTGAAGGCACACCCGAAGAGGTGATGGAAACAAAAGAGAGCTATACTGGGCAGTACTTGAAGGATTATTTACAAGGCTGA